Proteins from one Streptomyces sp. NBC_00390 genomic window:
- a CDS encoding Lrp/AsnC family transcriptional regulator: MDSLDSEILGVLREDARISYRDLGVRVGLSANAAADRVRRMRRDGVIRGFTTLVDPTAESRAGLVVFIDITLRLDTTNEEFERVVLKLPGITEVVHVTGAHDYLVRARAADPTELDTLLRTLKREAGVAQSSTRIALRAATGGPAG, encoded by the coding sequence ATGGACAGCCTCGACAGTGAAATCCTCGGCGTGCTGCGTGAGGATGCGCGGATCTCCTACCGTGACCTCGGCGTCCGTGTCGGCCTCAGTGCCAACGCCGCCGCCGACCGCGTGCGCCGGATGCGCCGCGACGGCGTGATCCGCGGCTTCACCACCCTGGTCGACCCCACGGCGGAATCCCGCGCCGGTCTTGTCGTCTTCATCGACATCACCCTGCGCCTCGACACCACCAACGAGGAGTTCGAACGGGTCGTGCTCAAACTGCCGGGCATCACCGAAGTCGTCCACGTCACCGGAGCGCACGACTATCTCGTCCGGGCCCGGGCAGCCGATCCCACCGAGCTGGACACGCTGCTGCGCACCCTCAAGCGCGAGGCCGGCGTCGCCCAGTCCAGCACCCGGATCGCGCTGCGGGCCGCCACCGGGGGGCCTGCCGGATGA